A genome region from Procambarus clarkii isolate CNS0578487 unplaced genomic scaffold, FALCON_Pclarkii_2.0 HiC_scaffold_989, whole genome shotgun sequence includes the following:
- the LOC138361900 gene encoding uncharacterized protein, producing the protein MDLPSTSNGLQGKFLRRCTNCKQCVHVRSNVCKFCQCDFRNSRELMKKEEEARFLLKGKKALERNTASRVLRRIENQLTYLRGCGYESIVIYYKKGPARVTHGILPNNVRQEDLHH; encoded by the exons atggatctacctagtacatcaaatg gtcttcagggaaaattcttgaggagatgcacaaactgcaaacaatgtgtgcatgtccgaagcaatgtttgcaagttctgccagtgtgacttccgaaacagtagagaattaatgaagaaagaagaggaagcccgttttctacttaaaggcaagaaggctttagaacgaaatacagcaagccgggttctacgaaggattgaaaatcag cTAACATATCTGCGTGGCTGTGGGTATGAATCAATCGTTATCTATTACAAGAAAGGACCAGCACGGGTGACACATGGTATCCTACCAAACAACGTAAGACAAGAAGATCTTCACCACTAA